One window from the genome of Gopherus evgoodei ecotype Sinaloan lineage chromosome 2, rGopEvg1_v1.p, whole genome shotgun sequence encodes:
- the LOC115645293 gene encoding gastrula zinc finger protein XlCGF52.1-like: MNGAEEQHPEEGSETPTLQTVPPGDGEETRVFQSSSQGRTYKRRRKLQTPKRIPAEKEPDSPRESEKCSRKHAESSSEVGAKAHGKVPSCSACEQSLKGKIFFQSLGRFYGQKKSHECWECGKSFLRKKDLARHQGVHTGDRFYSCLDCRRSFSQMAGLTRHQKTHLGDRPFPCMDCGKSFCLRQDLMSHQRTHTGERPFLCSQCEKGFSQLAHLAAHQRTHAAERPYPCGTCEKRFKQSQDLRKHQRTHTGERPYPCTECGKCFSHVSNLNAHRKVHMGARPHTCKDCGKGFLKRQDLLRHERIHTGESPFSCSHCEKSFRQKKDLNRHRSVHTGERPYPCLECGKSFRLKHTLVRHQATHPRLSP; encoded by the coding sequence ATGAACggagctgaggagcagcaccCGGAGGAAGGGTCTGAGACCCCGACTCTACAAACAGTGCCACCAGGAGATGGTGAAGAGACAAGAGTTTTCCAGAGCTCAAGCCAAGGAAGAACCTACAAGAGGCGGCGCAAGTTGCAAACACCCAAGAGAATCCCAGCAGAGAAGGAGCCGGACAGTCCAAGGGAGAGCGAAAAGTGCTCCAGGAAGCACGCGGAATCCTCTTCAGAGGTGGGAGCCAAGGCCCATGGGAAGGTGCCCAGCTGCTCGGCCTGTGAGCAGAGCTTGAAGGGGAAGATCTTCTTCCAAAGCCTGGGCAGGTTTTATGGTCAGAAGAAGTCACATGAATGTTgggaatgtgggaaaagcttcctgCGGAAGAAGGATCTGGCCAGACATCAGGGAGTCCATACTGGAGACAGATTCTACAGCTGCCTGGACTGCAGGAGAAGCTTCAGCCAAATGGCAGGACTTACGAGGCACCAGAAGACGCACTTGGGGGATCGGCCCTTTCCCTGcatggactgtgggaaaagcttttgCCTGAGACAGGACCTGATGAGTcaccagagaacccacacaggagagagacccttccTGTGTTCCCAGTGCGAGAAGGGATTTAGCCAGCTGGCGCATCTCGCTGCCCACCAGAGAACCCATGCGGCAGAGAGGCCCTACCCCTGCGGCACCTGTGAGAAACGCTTCAAGCAGAGCCAAGACCTCCGAAagcaccagcgcacccacacgGGAGAGCGACCCTACCCctgcactgagtgtgggaaatgcttcagcCACGTGTCGAACCTCAACGCCCATCGGAAGGTGCACATGGGGGCCAGGCCCCACACCTGCAAGGACTGCGGGAAAGGCTTCCTCAAGAGGCAAGATCTTCTGCGACACGAGAGGATCCACACGGGAGAAAGCCCCTTTTCCTGCAGCCACTGTGAGAAGAGCTTCCGGCAGAAGAAGGATTTGAACAGACATCGGAGCGTTCACACGGGAGAGAGGCCCTACCCTTGTCTcgaatgtgggaaaagcttccggCTTAAGCACACTCTGGTGCGACACCAGGCAACCCACCCACGGCTCAGCCCCTAG